The Cygnus atratus isolate AKBS03 ecotype Queensland, Australia chromosome 12, CAtr_DNAZoo_HiC_assembly, whole genome shotgun sequence genome has a segment encoding these proteins:
- the LOC118246357 gene encoding C-factor-like: protein MGELHVRSVLVTGANRGIGLGFVRHLLGLPNPPEWVFAACRDPKGQRAQELQNLASKHPNLVIIPLEVTESASIKAAAASVGERLKDSGLNLLINNAGIGNNSSLDNVTQEDMSQVYTTNTIGPLLLSQAFLPLLKKAAQGSPGTGLSCSKAAIINMSSYAGSIQDVYLWEYGQALSYRCSKAALNMLTKCQSLGYREHGILCAAFHPGWVKTDMGGTIEDKTRVTVDVSVRGMLNVISSLSEKDTGTFLDWEGKVVPW from the exons ATGGGAGAGCTTCATGTCCGCTCCGTTCTGGTGACTGGAGCCAACCGAGGAATTGGCCTGGGGTTTGTCCGgcacctgctggggctgccaaaCCCACCCGAGTGGGTCTTTGCAGCCTGTCGGGACCCCAAGGGACAGCGAGCACAG GAGCTGCAGAACTTGGCTTCCAAGCACCCCAACCTGGTCATCATCCCACTCG AAGTCACTGAGTCCGCCAGCATCAAGGCGGCTGCAGCCAGCGTCGGGGAGCGCCTTAAGGACTCAGGTCTCAACCTCCTCATCAACAATGCTGGGATTGGAAATAACAGTTCTCTTGACAACGTGACACAGGAGGACATGTCCCAGGTGTACACCACCAACACCATTGGGCccctgctgctgagccag GCATTCCTGCCCCTGCTGAAgaaggctgcccaggggagcccgggcacggggctgagctgcagcaaggcAGCCATCATCAACATGTCCAGCTATGCTGGCTCCATTCAGGATGTCTATCTCTGGGAGTACGGACAAGCTCTCTCATATCGCTGCAGCAAG GCTGCTCTGAACATGCTCACCAAGTGCCAGTCCTTGGGCTACCGGGAACACGGcatcctctgtgctgctttccaTCCTGGCTGGGTGAAAACAGACATGGGAGGCACAATAGAAGATAAG ACCCGTGTGACAGTGGATGTGAGTGTGCGAGGGATGCTGAATGTGATCTCCTCCCTCTCTGAGAAGGACACCGGGACCTTCCTCGACTGGGAAGGGAAAGTTGTGCCCTGGTAA
- the LOC118246356 gene encoding C-factor-like: MGELHVRSVLVTGANRGIGLGFVRHLLGLPNPPEWVFAACRDPKGQRAQELQNLASKHPNLVIIPLEVTEPASIKAAAASVGEHLKGSGLNLLINNAGMLVYKTLDTETQEDMSQVYATNTIGPLLLSQAFLPLLKKAAQGSPGSGLSCSKAAIINISSIGGSIKEVYLWKSAQCVSYRCSKAALNMLTKCQSLGYREHGILCAAFHPGWVQTDMGNTAGDTPPVTVDESVGGMLKVISSFSEKDTGTFLDWEGKVVPW; encoded by the exons ATGGGAGAGCTTCATGTCCGCTCCGTTCTGGTGACTGGAGCCAACCGAGGAATTGGCCTGGGGTTTGTCCGgcacctgctggggctgccaaaCCCACCCGAGTGGGTCTTTGCAGCCTGTCGGGACCCCAAGGGACAGCGAGCACAG gagctgcagaactTGGCTTCCAAGCACCCCAACCTGGTCATCATCCCACTCG AAGTCACTGAGCCCGCCAGCATcaaggcagctgcagccagcgTTGGGGAGCACCTCAAGGGCTCAGGTCTCAACCTCCTCATCAACAATGCTGGCATGCTGGTTTACAAGACACTTGACACCGAGACACAGGAGGACATGTCCCAGGTGTACGCCACCAACACCATTGGGCccctgctgctgagccag GCATTCCTACCCCTGCTGAAGAAGGCTGCCCAAGGGAGCCCAGGctcagggctgagctgcagcaaggcAGCCATCATCAATATTTCCAGCATTGGTGGTTCTATCAAGGAAGTCTATTTATGGAAATCTGCACAGTGTGTCTCGTATCGCTGCAGCAAG GCTGCTCTGAACATGCTCACCAAGTGCCAGTCCTTGGGCTACCGGGAACACGGcatcctctgtgctgctttccaTCCTGGCTGGGTGCAGACGGACATGGGGAACACAGCCGGAGACACG ccccccgtgACAGTAGATGAGAGCGTAGGAGGGATGCTGAAGGTGATCTCCTCCTTCTCTGAGAAGGACACCGGGACCTTTCTCGACTGGGAAGGGAAAGTTGTGCCCTGGTGA